A section of the Leptospira kobayashii genome encodes:
- a CDS encoding vitamin B12-dependent ribonucleotide reductase, with amino-acid sequence MRIERHFTKGNTGLYPNIVWVKKDSKITNPDGSAVFEANDVEVPDFWSQVATDILAQKYFRRKGVPKYLKKLKENGIPEWLQRSVPDDEKLSALKPEDRFIGETDSKQVFHRLSGCWTYWGYKYGYFSDEESAKAFYEETIFMLASQMSAPNSPQWFNTGLNWAYGIDGKSQGHYYVDPKSGKLVRSASSYEHPQPHACFIQSVDDDLVNEGGIMDLWVREARLFKYGSGTGTNFSNLRAANESLSGGGKSSGLMSFLKIGDRAAGAIKSGGTTRRAAKMVCLDMDHPDIEEFIDWKVQEEKKVASLVTGSILNNKLLNEIMAACTQGKTTLGEEKAYDPTANELLKKAIQKARKSFIADNYIKRVIDLSKQGYKDILFEELTTDWQSEAYNTVSGQNSNNSVRITNEFMEAVEKDLPFHLYNRTEREKASREKRETKPAKTVRARDLWEKISNAAWSSADPGTQYHTTINEWHTCPEDGTINASNPCSEYMFLDNTACNLASANLVKFLKEDGSFDVEGYRYLCKIWTIILEISVLMAQFPSKEIAELSYKFRTLGLGYANLGSLLMVMGIPYDSKEAMAVTGAITSILHMTAYATSAEMAKELGPFNGYEKNKEHMLRVIRNHRRAAYNAPKEEYEGLTITPIGINPSYLPTYLLQAAKEDSDRALELGNLYGYRNAQVTVIAPTGTIGLVMDCDTTGIEPDFALVKYKKLAGGGYFKIINQSVPIALKKLGYSQAEQDAIVNYCKGHATFNGAPGLNTARLKEKGFTEEILEKLEKQLPFVFDVQFAFNKYTLGEDFLSKTLGIDPSVYNNPNFNLLEQVGFTADEIAQANDYVCGTMTIENAPYIKEKDLAVFDCANKCGKYGKRFLSYQSHIRIMAAAQPFISGAISKTINLPEEATVDDVKDAYLMSWKVMIKANALYRDGSKLSQPLNSVFQLLSAVGEEEEETVHLAASAPKTVTEAAEKLVYKYIAERRKLPHRRAGYTQKAMVGGHKVYLRTGEYEDGQLGEIFVDMHKEGAAFRSLMNAFAIAISLGLQHGVPLEEFVDAFTFFKFEPNGMVSGNTHIKMSTSVIDYIFRELAITYLGRYDLAQVSPEDLRTDELGRKAETKEPIVGKPERSGNVSTPIQVSPLSMKSVIEEKQESPALVGAVAAGTASSQGTGATAAETLKNIAEARIKGYTGDSCTECGSFQMVRNGACLKCISCGSTTGCS; translated from the coding sequence ATGAGAATTGAGAGGCATTTTACAAAGGGAAATACTGGTCTTTACCCGAATATAGTATGGGTAAAAAAGGATTCAAAGATTACAAATCCGGATGGTTCGGCTGTATTCGAAGCCAACGACGTAGAAGTTCCGGACTTTTGGTCGCAGGTTGCCACAGACATCCTGGCACAGAAGTATTTCCGTAGAAAGGGAGTGCCAAAGTACCTCAAAAAACTCAAAGAAAACGGAATCCCTGAGTGGCTCCAAAGATCCGTTCCCGACGATGAAAAATTATCCGCACTCAAACCGGAAGATCGTTTCATAGGAGAAACAGACTCCAAACAAGTATTCCACCGTCTTTCCGGATGTTGGACCTATTGGGGTTACAAATACGGTTATTTTTCCGATGAAGAAAGCGCAAAAGCTTTCTATGAAGAGACAATCTTCATGTTGGCAAGTCAGATGTCAGCACCTAACTCCCCTCAGTGGTTTAACACAGGACTCAACTGGGCGTATGGAATCGATGGCAAGTCGCAAGGCCATTATTATGTAGATCCCAAGTCGGGAAAATTAGTTCGTTCCGCATCTTCTTACGAACACCCGCAACCGCATGCTTGTTTCATTCAATCCGTAGACGATGACCTGGTAAACGAAGGCGGAATTATGGATCTTTGGGTTCGTGAAGCCCGACTATTCAAATACGGTTCGGGAACAGGAACTAACTTCTCCAACCTAAGAGCAGCCAACGAATCCTTGTCAGGTGGTGGAAAAAGTTCCGGACTCATGTCTTTCTTGAAAATCGGAGATAGAGCCGCAGGTGCCATCAAGTCAGGCGGAACCACAAGACGTGCTGCCAAAATGGTATGTTTGGATATGGATCACCCGGACATCGAAGAGTTCATTGATTGGAAAGTACAGGAAGAGAAAAAAGTAGCTTCTCTTGTCACAGGTTCCATTCTGAATAACAAACTTCTCAATGAAATCATGGCTGCTTGTACCCAAGGAAAAACAACTTTGGGAGAAGAAAAGGCATACGATCCTACTGCAAATGAGCTCTTAAAAAAAGCCATTCAGAAGGCCCGCAAATCCTTTATCGCAGACAATTACATCAAACGAGTGATCGACCTTTCCAAACAAGGGTACAAAGACATTCTATTTGAAGAGTTGACTACTGACTGGCAATCGGAAGCATACAATACAGTTTCCGGTCAAAACTCGAATAACTCCGTTCGAATTACAAATGAGTTTATGGAAGCTGTGGAAAAAGACCTTCCCTTCCACCTTTACAATAGAACGGAACGGGAAAAAGCAAGCAGAGAAAAAAGAGAAACAAAACCGGCAAAAACGGTGAGAGCTCGTGATCTTTGGGAGAAAATTTCCAACGCTGCCTGGAGTTCTGCGGATCCGGGAACACAATATCATACTACAATCAACGAATGGCACACTTGTCCGGAAGACGGAACGATCAATGCATCCAATCCTTGTTCCGAGTATATGTTCCTGGACAACACTGCTTGTAACCTTGCTTCTGCAAACTTAGTTAAGTTTTTGAAAGAAGATGGTAGCTTCGACGTGGAAGGATATCGTTACCTTTGCAAAATCTGGACAATCATTCTGGAAATTTCCGTTCTTATGGCGCAGTTTCCTTCCAAAGAAATCGCGGAACTTTCCTATAAGTTCAGAACACTTGGTTTGGGTTATGCGAATCTGGGTTCACTTCTTATGGTCATGGGAATTCCTTATGATTCCAAAGAAGCAATGGCTGTAACCGGTGCCATTACCTCCATCCTACATATGACTGCTTACGCTACTTCTGCGGAAATGGCAAAGGAACTAGGTCCATTCAACGGATACGAAAAAAACAAAGAGCATATGCTCCGAGTGATTCGCAACCATAGAAGAGCCGCTTATAATGCTCCTAAAGAAGAATACGAAGGACTTACCATCACTCCGATCGGAATCAATCCTTCTTATCTCCCTACTTACCTATTGCAAGCAGCGAAAGAAGATTCCGACCGAGCGTTGGAACTAGGTAATCTCTACGGATATAGAAATGCACAAGTCACTGTGATCGCGCCTACAGGAACGATCGGACTTGTTATGGATTGTGATACTACGGGAATCGAACCTGACTTTGCACTTGTAAAATACAAAAAACTGGCAGGTGGCGGTTACTTCAAAATCATCAACCAATCGGTTCCGATTGCTCTTAAAAAACTAGGTTATAGCCAAGCGGAACAAGATGCGATTGTGAACTATTGCAAAGGTCACGCTACTTTCAACGGAGCTCCCGGATTGAATACGGCAAGACTCAAAGAGAAAGGTTTTACAGAAGAGATTCTGGAAAAACTGGAAAAACAACTTCCTTTCGTTTTTGATGTTCAATTCGCATTCAACAAATACACTTTAGGCGAAGACTTCCTAAGTAAAACTTTGGGAATCGATCCGAGTGTTTATAACAATCCGAATTTCAATTTGCTGGAACAAGTTGGTTTTACTGCGGATGAAATCGCGCAAGCAAACGACTATGTTTGCGGAACGATGACGATTGAAAACGCTCCTTATATCAAAGAGAAAGATCTCGCGGTTTTTGATTGTGCAAACAAATGCGGTAAGTATGGAAAACGTTTCCTTTCTTACCAATCCCATATTCGTATTATGGCAGCTGCACAACCTTTTATCTCCGGAGCGATTTCCAAAACCATCAACCTTCCTGAAGAAGCGACTGTTGACGATGTAAAAGATGCATACTTAATGTCTTGGAAAGTGATGATTAAGGCAAATGCTCTTTATCGCGACGGATCCAAACTTTCTCAACCGCTGAATTCAGTGTTCCAACTCTTAAGTGCAGTGGGAGAAGAGGAAGAAGAAACGGTTCATCTGGCAGCATCCGCTCCTAAAACGGTAACGGAAGCAGCGGAAAAATTAGTCTATAAATACATTGCAGAAAGAAGAAAACTACCGCACCGCCGAGCGGGTTACACTCAAAAAGCAATGGTTGGCGGACATAAGGTTTATTTGCGAACCGGCGAATACGAAGATGGTCAGTTAGGTGAGATCTTCGTAGATATGCACAAAGAAGGAGCTGCTTTCCGTTCTCTTATGAACGCATTTGCAATTGCGATCTCTCTCGGACTACAACACGGAGTTCCATTGGAAGAGTTTGTAGATGCATTTACATTCTTCAAATTCGAACCGAACGGAATGGTTTCCGGCAACACTCATATCAAAATGTCTACTTCCGTAATCGACTATATCTTTAGAGAGTTAGCGATCACCTACCTCGGTAGATATGATCTGGCTCAAGTTTCTCCGGAAGATTTAAGAACGGACGAACTAGGCAGAAAAGCAGAAACAAAAGAACCAATAGTGGGAAAGCCTGAACGGAGTGGCAACGTTTCTACTCCGATACAAGTTTCTCCTCTATCCATGAAGTCTGTGATAGAAGAAAAACAAGAATCTCCTGCATTAGTTGGAGCCGTTGCTGCAGGGACTGCCAGTTCGCAAGGAACAGGGGCTACTGCTGCAGAAACGTTAAAGAACATTGCAGAAGCAAGAATCAAAGGTTATACGGGAGATTCCTGCACCGAGTGCGGGTCCTTTCAAATGGTTCGTAATGGAGCTTGTTTGAAATGTATCTCTTGCGGTTCGACCACGGGTTGCTCATAA
- the gspN gene encoding type II secretion system protein GspN, with the protein MAKEKDIDLDPELEDELSEDELIQESLLEDGESNEISEGEEDNKQLDSSKILMLVGLGILAFVFFFFFTFPLNEIVRSVLAESSKETGIVLEAKEIHFPFFGRKSFDSFVAQFASGTVIKAEELSFSLSLFGLMSSRVEGDAEIGFLKYEGGEWSVQAKSVSFPIKISSIDDKITRWNGEGEILLSGGKFFESMEIPMLGSLKGHEIKKASFQFKIRSGKVMIEKGLIDSSIAKIQFQGVIRLSDSISLSQLEIKACASLNDKFAQERQDIAGLVTLLPQENGKICIPIRGSISSPKVDIPNLNQLGGTNSNIQTEQPSVEPNPPAP; encoded by the coding sequence GTGGCCAAAGAAAAAGACATTGATTTAGATCCTGAATTGGAAGATGAGCTTTCGGAAGACGAACTAATTCAAGAATCTCTTCTGGAAGACGGGGAATCAAATGAGATTTCCGAGGGAGAGGAAGACAATAAACAGTTAGATTCTTCCAAAATTCTAATGTTAGTCGGCCTTGGGATTCTGGCTTTTGTTTTCTTTTTCTTTTTTACATTTCCTTTAAATGAAATCGTACGTTCCGTTCTTGCTGAATCTTCCAAAGAAACAGGTATCGTTCTCGAAGCAAAAGAAATTCATTTTCCTTTTTTCGGAAGAAAATCTTTCGACTCCTTTGTTGCACAATTTGCAAGCGGCACTGTTATAAAAGCGGAAGAGTTGAGTTTTTCTTTATCCTTATTCGGACTAATGAGCAGTCGTGTGGAAGGGGACGCTGAAATCGGTTTTTTGAAATACGAAGGAGGAGAGTGGTCGGTACAAGCGAAATCCGTAAGTTTTCCGATTAAAATTTCCTCTATTGATGACAAGATAACCCGTTGGAATGGAGAAGGAGAGATCCTTTTATCCGGTGGAAAGTTTTTTGAATCAATGGAAATTCCTATGCTAGGAAGTTTGAAAGGACATGAAATCAAAAAAGCAAGTTTTCAATTCAAGATCCGTTCCGGCAAAGTGATGATCGAAAAAGGACTCATTGACTCAAGTATCGCCAAGATCCAATTCCAAGGTGTTATCCGGCTTTCGGACAGTATCTCTCTTTCTCAATTGGAGATCAAAGCTTGCGCTAGTTTGAATGATAAATTTGCACAGGAAAGACAGGACATCGCAGGTCTTGTGACTCTTTTGCCGCAAGAAAACGGTAAAATCTGTATTCCCATTCGAGGATCCATCTCTTCGCCTAAAGTGGATATTCCCAACTTGAATCAATTAGGTGGCACTAACTCGAATATTCAAACGGAACAACCATCTGTAGAACCGAATCCGCCCGCTCCCTAG
- the pilM gene encoding pilus assembly protein PilM: MLSFDQYLAIDYGSTFLKGVLFKKVLGKITILRTETLSVVELDENEGDPFEYNIVRFIQSFFPEETNFLINLGIQNLFVRDLSIPLITEKAIKEVLPFEVENLVPYPMEELEVIGKTWRIGKEASEVISFNVHHSELNRALKPFIKGDLHLNCLSLDSFVLSSLVSKNYNILIKEKSILQLDIGGKYSIFNILHEGKLRHTRQIYMGGEEITEEIVRVLKVDSPRAEEIKHSIDFSIFSDLASEAESRFLTKFSISPVAYKSIKKFIQTKFESIIHEMENSIFSLPENERPELLLLSGGGSIFLDLTELMQSRLGIAVSRYEFLGIDDPTLVTAIATGVHYESRNQVDFLGTGFAKRINTNSFRLSAFKPHLVLISISLLLLLGVFIIGIILDNRKIAANKKILTEKYKIGIGGEISEDEDPLMTAASKLKAEKKKTEIYRLFLSQESILDLLNEATEQFPSSEVLPFVLDQFNFDENEIQIYGRVNEFGEIGIIQAALEKSEKFTNIQVLNKRLITGVNKYKVSFKIKMDIVIPKDEP, translated from the coding sequence ATGTTATCATTTGATCAATACCTTGCCATCGACTACGGAAGTACTTTCCTAAAAGGAGTACTCTTTAAAAAAGTCCTTGGAAAGATTACAATACTAAGAACGGAAACCTTGTCAGTTGTGGAACTGGATGAAAATGAAGGTGATCCTTTCGAATACAATATCGTTCGGTTTATACAGTCGTTTTTTCCCGAAGAGACGAACTTCCTAATCAACTTGGGAATTCAAAATCTGTTTGTTCGGGATTTGAGTATTCCTCTGATCACTGAAAAAGCGATCAAAGAAGTTTTGCCATTTGAAGTGGAAAATCTGGTTCCCTATCCTATGGAAGAGTTGGAAGTCATAGGCAAAACATGGAGGATCGGAAAGGAAGCTTCGGAAGTCATTTCTTTCAATGTTCATCATTCCGAATTAAACCGTGCACTGAAACCTTTTATCAAAGGGGACCTTCATCTAAATTGTTTGTCTTTGGATTCCTTCGTTTTGTCTTCTCTTGTTTCCAAAAATTATAATATTTTAATTAAAGAAAAATCAATCCTTCAGTTGGACATCGGTGGAAAGTATTCCATATTCAATATCTTACATGAAGGTAAACTTCGCCATACCAGACAAATTTATATGGGCGGCGAAGAGATTACGGAAGAAATCGTTCGTGTATTGAAAGTGGATTCTCCCCGTGCCGAAGAGATCAAACATTCCATTGATTTTTCCATATTCTCAGATTTGGCTTCGGAAGCGGAATCCAGATTTTTAACCAAGTTTTCCATTTCTCCCGTTGCTTACAAAAGTATAAAAAAATTCATTCAAACCAAATTCGAATCCATTATTCATGAAATGGAAAATAGTATTTTTTCTTTACCAGAAAATGAAAGACCCGAATTACTTTTGTTATCAGGTGGGGGGAGTATATTTCTTGATTTGACGGAGCTTATGCAATCCAGGCTCGGGATTGCGGTGAGTAGATATGAATTTTTAGGAATAGATGATCCTACTCTTGTTACCGCAATAGCAACGGGAGTTCATTACGAATCCCGCAACCAGGTTGACTTTTTAGGAACCGGATTTGCAAAAAGAATCAATACCAATTCCTTTCGATTGTCCGCATTCAAACCTCATTTGGTGTTGATCAGTATATCGTTGTTACTTTTGTTAGGTGTGTTTATCATCGGGATTATTTTGGACAATCGAAAGATTGCAGCGAACAAAAAAATTCTGACTGAAAAATACAAGATAGGGATCGGCGGTGAGATTTCGGAAGACGAAGATCCCCTTATGACTGCCGCATCCAAGCTGAAAGCGGAGAAGAAAAAAACGGAGATTTATCGTCTTTTTCTTTCGCAGGAAAGTATTTTGGATCTTTTGAATGAAGCGACCGAACAATTTCCGTCCTCGGAAGTTTTGCCTTTTGTTTTGGATCAATTCAACTTTGATGAAAACGAAATTCAAATTTACGGTAGGGTAAATGAATTCGGTGAAATAGGTATCATTCAAGCAGCACTTGAAAAATCGGAAAAATTCACAAATATCCAGGTTTTAAACAAAAGACTTATCACCGGAGTTAACAAATACAAAGTAAGCTTTAAAATCAAAATGGATATTGTCATTCCAAAGGATGAGCCATAA
- a CDS encoding general secretion pathway protein GspK, with the protein MNHWRIRAYYTNRRRRGGFMVLVLIMALGSASLFTAGKFFQDAATEYQIARTQADGFRAHMLAKAGFMGAVGALKKIPEDVLYQSGLALDPPPIPLGGGVIYYTMSPEDGKINVNSLVKIYDDQPNQRSIEMMSRLFYQYGLKREMIFPILDWIDENHQETGGGAEQYYYSRLKPPRKIKNAPFYSLSELLNVKGFDRSIVYESLKPKDYDKNNSKDFLTEEERALRSDKDYVLSSNITAYLPYGDSYDDRININTAPYFVLMSLSDFMTKQAAMKILKLKLQKGGYIKELKDLEKEPEFQVKTSGELTLYKELAGEGTEVSGGRIKTKGEVYKITGVGIIKDKVVRKVTGIFDLTNNQMLYYTED; encoded by the coding sequence ATGAATCATTGGCGCATCCGGGCATATTATACAAATAGAAGAAGGCGTGGTGGGTTTATGGTGCTTGTGCTGATCATGGCACTTGGATCAGCGTCCCTATTCACTGCGGGAAAATTCTTTCAGGATGCCGCTACGGAATATCAGATTGCACGAACGCAAGCGGACGGATTCCGAGCTCATATGTTGGCTAAGGCGGGATTTATGGGTGCCGTCGGGGCATTGAAAAAGATTCCCGAAGATGTACTTTATCAATCAGGTCTTGCTTTGGACCCACCTCCGATTCCTCTCGGGGGAGGAGTGATTTATTATACAATGAGTCCGGAAGACGGGAAAATCAATGTCAATTCTCTCGTAAAAATCTACGACGACCAACCGAACCAAAGATCAATCGAAATGATGTCCCGATTGTTTTATCAATACGGATTGAAACGGGAGATGATTTTTCCCATACTCGACTGGATCGATGAAAATCATCAGGAAACCGGGGGAGGTGCGGAACAATATTATTATTCCAGATTGAAACCTCCCAGAAAAATCAAAAATGCTCCTTTTTATTCCCTCTCGGAACTTCTGAATGTAAAGGGGTTTGATCGCTCCATTGTCTATGAATCTTTGAAACCGAAAGACTATGATAAAAACAATTCCAAGGACTTTTTAACGGAGGAAGAAAGAGCGCTTCGTTCCGATAAAGACTATGTGCTTTCCAGCAATATCACTGCCTATCTACCTTACGGGGATTCCTATGACGATCGGATCAATATCAACACCGCGCCTTATTTTGTGCTCATGTCTCTTTCCGATTTTATGACCAAACAAGCGGCGATGAAAATTTTGAAACTCAAGTTGCAGAAAGGAGGGTACATTAAAGAGTTGAAAGACTTGGAGAAGGAACCCGAATTTCAAGTGAAAACCTCCGGAGAATTGACCCTTTATAAAGAACTAGCGGGGGAAGGAACAGAGGTTTCAGGCGGAAGAATTAAGACAAAGGGAGAAGTATATAAAATCACTGGGGTCGGAATCATCAAAGACAAAGTTGTTCGCAAAGTAACGGGAATCTTTGATCTCACAAACAACCAGATGTTATACTACACGGAAGATTAG
- a CDS encoding type II secretion system protein GspJ, producing the protein MKLRRGFTLIEISIVIMVLGSIFTGIFMVFYTSNNIAKKGASQKGANRKDILYAVENIRATITRTYYIDNQRRVLFAGKTEGVPGERNDRISFCTSNPYAEEEDSASVREVSFYLRKMENPKLPDLYYLIRREDEMVDSSPTQGGIEHILLENVKSFQLKYSERGDKWVDDWNSKTTKKIPRLVRVEIISLVGNSFLKYESLAHPGILYK; encoded by the coding sequence ATGAAACTAAGGCGAGGATTTACATTAATTGAAATTTCCATCGTGATTATGGTGCTTGGAAGTATATTCACGGGAATCTTCATGGTGTTTTATACCTCGAATAACATCGCAAAGAAAGGCGCTTCTCAAAAAGGAGCGAACAGAAAAGATATTTTATATGCTGTGGAAAATATCCGCGCTACAATCACCAGAACTTATTATATCGATAATCAAAGAAGAGTTTTATTTGCAGGAAAAACGGAAGGGGTTCCCGGAGAAAGAAACGATAGGATTAGTTTTTGCACTTCCAATCCTTATGCGGAAGAGGAGGATAGCGCTTCTGTCAGAGAAGTTTCATTTTACTTGCGTAAGATGGAGAATCCTAAACTTCCGGACCTTTATTATTTAATTCGGCGGGAAGATGAGATGGTGGACAGTTCCCCAACCCAAGGTGGAATTGAACATATCTTACTCGAAAATGTAAAAAGCTTTCAATTGAAATATTCGGAAAGAGGGGACAAATGGGTGGACGATTGGAATTCAAAGACCACGAAAAAAATCCCTCGGCTCGTACGTGTGGAAATCATATCTCTTGTAGGAAATAGTTTTTTAAAATATGAATCATTGGCGCATCCGGGCATATTATACAAATAG
- a CDS encoding type IV pilus modification PilV family protein — translation MQPVANKANLLRPLSRRGFTLVEVTIGMAMAAVAMVYTYSMIADGMKYQKKGVQLSNAVHLAKIKMAQVDSSTTMQSDTSKGEIPGFPGYRFETEIKEEEMDLLKLAAGPNAEELKKKAPKDMLGDKDVGLSDLMKKRSQTKNFETGGIMKVFRVKVSITYPDGIKDATYTVETFRSTKY, via the coding sequence ATGCAACCGGTAGCAAACAAGGCAAACCTCCTTCGTCCCCTAAGTAGACGAGGCTTTACCTTAGTTGAAGTCACCATAGGTATGGCTATGGCCGCTGTTGCCATGGTTTATACTTATAGTATGATCGCGGACGGAATGAAATACCAAAAGAAGGGAGTTCAACTTTCCAATGCGGTTCACTTGGCTAAAATCAAAATGGCCCAAGTGGATTCTTCCACTACGATGCAATCGGATACTTCCAAAGGCGAAATTCCTGGATTTCCCGGGTATCGTTTTGAAACGGAAATCAAGGAAGAAGAAATGGACCTTCTGAAACTCGCGGCTGGACCGAATGCGGAGGAATTGAAAAAAAAAGCTCCGAAAGATATGTTAGGTGATAAGGACGTGGGCCTGAGTGATTTGATGAAAAAAAGAAGTCAGACCAAAAACTTCGAAACCGGTGGTATTATGAAGGTTTTTCGAGTGAAAGTTTCCATTACTTACCCGGATGGAATCAAGGACGCTACCTATACCGTAGAAACATTCAGGTCTACTAAATACTAA
- a CDS encoding general secretion pathway protein GspH has translation MVFIGGSLRNLLVPSTEDISAKLSESFKFGAEKAQLTNQSVAFKYNFETAEYQFFLLKREEGGIEEEPILKKNKLPFYSKILKARDVSGKVTYQGVLKILFSPQGTTTDIFLYIGSESEIKKTMQLYRYGGKIKIHKGEYIYEEPSKQEKISYGLDERDEQMDQNATGSKQGKPPSSPK, from the coding sequence ATGGTCTTTATCGGAGGAAGCCTTCGAAACCTACTTGTTCCTTCTACGGAAGACATATCCGCCAAACTTTCGGAATCCTTTAAGTTCGGGGCGGAGAAAGCTCAGCTAACAAATCAATCCGTTGCTTTTAAATACAATTTTGAAACGGCAGAGTATCAGTTTTTTTTACTCAAACGCGAAGAAGGCGGAATTGAAGAAGAGCCTATATTGAAAAAAAACAAACTTCCTTTTTATTCCAAGATTTTGAAAGCAAGAGATGTTTCCGGTAAGGTCACTTACCAAGGTGTTTTAAAAATATTATTTTCCCCGCAAGGAACGACAACGGATATATTTTTATACATTGGTTCCGAATCGGAGATCAAAAAAACGATGCAGTTGTATCGTTACGGGGGTAAGATCAAAATTCACAAAGGCGAATATATTTATGAAGAACCCTCCAAACAGGAAAAAATTTCTTACGGATTAGATGAGCGCGATGAGCAAATGGATCAAAATGCAACCGGTAGCAAACAAGGCAAACCTCCTTCGTCCCCTAAGTAG